From Penaeus vannamei isolate JL-2024 chromosome 40, ASM4276789v1, whole genome shotgun sequence, the proteins below share one genomic window:
- the LOC138860153 gene encoding uncharacterized protein isoform X1: MIVNYRHRHLIYRFTPCDVSAPVHPKTGSLLPKPCDFFVRTCGVPGPCTHPQYIQGKEAMQNSLSIPPKSETNVPGAPLGPVLPGLCLVVGMDAHLPQEIVMHVGDPLPELYHGRAPRSPVRRRNGTPKTRLQTKAVASQQQNVAIQQVSSGKQGRKRRYHSLSDGGSARVHGTVVNPLE, from the exons ATGATCGTGAACTACAGGCATCGACACTTGATCTACCGCTTCACCCCCTGTGATGTGAGCGCCCCAGTCCACCCAAAAACAGGGTCCCTGCTGCCCAAGCCCTGTGACTTCTTCGTTCGGACATGTGGCGTTCCAGGCCCTTGTACACATCCTCAA tatatacagggCAAGGAAGCAATGCAAAATTCACTGAGCATCCCTCCGAAGAGTGAGACCAACGTTCCTGGAGCGCCACTGGGCCCTGTCCTCCCCGGCCTCTGCCTCGTCGTGGGAATGGACGCTCACTTGCCACAGGAAATAGTCATGCACGTTGGGGATCCTCTGCCGGAGCTCTATCACGGACGAGCGCCAAGATCGCCAGTAAGGCGCAGGAACGGGACCCCGAAGACACGACTCCAAACGAAGGCAGTCGCGAGTCAGCAGCAGAATGTAGCGATCCAGCAGGTGAGCAGTGGTAAGCAGGGACGTAAGAGACGGTACCATAGCCTGTCTGACGGAGGCTCTGCCAGAGTCCACGGCACTGTAGTAAACCCTCTCGAGTAA
- the LOC138860153 gene encoding uncharacterized protein isoform X3, with protein sequence MIVNYRHRHLIYRFTPCDVSAPVHPKTGSLLPKPCDFFVRTCGVPGPCTHPQYIQGKEAMQNSLSIPPKSETNVPGAPLGPVLPGLCLVVGMDAHLPQEIVMHVGDPLPELYHGRAPRSPVRRRNGTPKTRLQTKAVASQQQNVAIQQKSGKLQCCNRYFAVGPNSFA encoded by the exons ATGATCGTGAACTACAGGCATCGACACTTGATCTACCGCTTCACCCCCTGTGATGTGAGCGCCCCAGTCCACCCAAAAACAGGGTCCCTGCTGCCCAAGCCCTGTGACTTCTTCGTTCGGACATGTGGCGTTCCAGGCCCTTGTACACATCCTCAA tatatacagggCAAGGAAGCAATGCAAAATTCACTGAGCATCCCTCCGAAGAGTGAGACCAACGTTCCTGGAGCGCCACTGGGCCCTGTCCTCCCCGGCCTCTGCCTCGTCGTGGGAATGGACGCTCACTTGCCACAGGAAATAGTCATGCACGTTGGGGATCCTCTGCCGGAGCTCTATCACGGACGAGCGCCAAGATCGCCAGTAAGGCGCAGGAACGGGACCCCGAAGACACGACTCCAAACGAAGGCAGTCGCGAGTCAGCAGCAGAATGTAGCGATCCAGCAG AAAAGCGGAAAATTGCAATGCTGTAATCGATATTTCGCCGTGGGACCCAACTCCTTTGCTTAA
- the LOC138860153 gene encoding uncharacterized protein isoform X2: protein MIVNYRHRHLIYRFTPCDVSAPVHPKTGSLLPKPCDFFVRTCGVPGPCTHPQYIQGKEAMQNSLSIPPKSETNVPGAPLGPVLPGLCLVVGMDAHLPQEIVMHVGDPLPELYHGRAPRSPVRRRNGTPKTRLQTKAVASQQQNVAIQQVSSGKQGRKRRYHSLSDGGSARVHGTVVNPLE, encoded by the exons ATGATCGTGAACTACAGGCATCGACACTTGATCTACCGCTTCACCCCCTGTGATGTGAGCGCCCCAGTCCACCCAAAAACAGGGTCCCTGCTGCCCAAGCCCTGTGACTTCTTCGTTCGGACATGTGGCGTTCCAGGCCCTTGTACACATCCTCAA tatatacagggCAAGGAAGCAATGCAAAATTCACTGAGCATCCCTCCGAAGAGTGAGACCAACGTTCCTGGAGCGCCACTGGGCCCTGTCCTCCCCGGCCTCTGCCTCGTCGTGGGAATGGACGCTCACTTGCCACAGGAAATAGTCATGCACGTTGGGGATCCTCTGCCGGAGCTCTATCACGGACGAGCGCCAAGATCGCCAGTAAGGCGCAGGAACGGGACCCCGAAGACACGACTCCAAACGAAGGCAGTCGCGAGTCAGCAGCAGAATGTAGCGATCCAGCAGGTGAGCAGTGGTAAGCAGGGACGTAAGAGACGGTACCATAGCCTGTCTGACGGAGGCTCTGCCAGAGTCCACGGCACTGTAGTAAATCCTCTCGAGTAA